The proteins below are encoded in one region of Streptomyces ficellus:
- a CDS encoding MBL fold metallo-hydrolase RNA specificity domain-containing protein, with amino-acid sequence MAPLDRAAVTPAKPRPALLTFLGGVGTVTGSRFLVESDHTRVLLDCGLFQGLADLRRRNWRPLPRVAADVHAVVVTHAHLDHCGYLPRLVRHGFRGPILMTAYTARLTEIVLRDSAHLQMEAAQHANEHGWSKHRPAKPLYDNQDVERTLKLFDPVPVGSTVEIEAGTTLTLHHAGHILGSAWARLTLEDGHTLATSGDLGRPGHPLLRPAEPFSGADVLLVESTYGNRRHDDETARAGFADVITRTLARGGTVVIPAFALDRTEVVLHELSELRRAGTLPADVPVFVDSPMALAALDVYRDAVAAQAAELRPEIAGHGAADLHPEPFLAARTVQESIAISEREGPAVIVSSAGMATGGRVLHHLSRLLPDPRNAVVIVGFAAAGTRSRELVDGARTLKMFGEYLPVRAGIANVPHFSAHADAAQIIDWLREAPAPHTTYLVHGEPDAADALRSRIDRELNWTAVVPRSGEAVLVR; translated from the coding sequence GTGGCTCCTCTTGACCGGGCAGCGGTGACGCCCGCCAAGCCCAGGCCGGCCTTGCTGACGTTCCTCGGGGGCGTCGGGACCGTTACCGGCAGCCGGTTCCTCGTCGAGAGCGATCACACACGCGTCCTGCTCGACTGTGGTCTCTTCCAGGGTCTCGCCGACCTGCGACGGCGCAACTGGCGCCCCCTCCCCCGCGTCGCCGCGGATGTCCACGCCGTCGTCGTCACGCACGCGCACCTGGACCATTGCGGGTATCTGCCCCGGCTGGTCCGCCACGGGTTTCGCGGCCCCATCCTCATGACCGCCTACACGGCCCGCCTCACGGAGATCGTCCTGCGGGACAGCGCCCATCTGCAGATGGAGGCGGCCCAGCACGCCAACGAGCACGGCTGGTCGAAGCACAGGCCCGCCAAGCCGCTGTACGACAACCAGGACGTGGAGCGCACGCTCAAGCTCTTCGATCCCGTGCCGGTCGGCAGCACGGTGGAGATCGAGGCGGGCACCACCCTGACCCTGCACCACGCGGGCCACATCCTCGGTTCGGCCTGGGCCCGCCTGACTCTCGAGGACGGGCACACCCTGGCCACCAGCGGAGACCTGGGCCGCCCCGGCCACCCCCTGCTGCGACCCGCCGAACCGTTCTCCGGGGCGGACGTGCTGCTGGTGGAATCCACGTACGGCAACCGCCGGCACGACGACGAAACGGCGCGGGCAGGGTTCGCCGACGTCATCACCCGCACGCTCGCGCGCGGTGGGACCGTCGTGATACCCGCCTTCGCACTCGACCGCACGGAGGTCGTCCTGCACGAACTGTCGGAGCTCCGCCGCGCAGGCACGCTGCCGGCCGACGTGCCCGTGTTCGTCGACAGTCCCATGGCTCTGGCCGCACTCGACGTCTACCGGGACGCGGTCGCCGCTCAAGCGGCCGAACTACGACCGGAGATCGCCGGTCACGGCGCCGCGGACCTGCATCCCGAGCCCTTCCTGGCCGCCCGCACCGTCCAGGAATCCATCGCCATCAGCGAGCGGGAAGGCCCCGCGGTGATCGTCTCCTCCGCCGGCATGGCCACGGGCGGCCGAGTGCTGCACCACCTGAGCCGACTTCTCCCGGACCCACGCAACGCCGTCGTCATCGTCGGCTTCGCCGCCGCGGGAACGCGGTCCCGCGAGCTGGTCGACGGCGCCCGCACGCTCAAGATGTTCGGTGAATACCTACCGGTGCGAGCCGGGATCGCCAACGTCCCCCACTTCTCGGCCCACGCCGACGCGGCACAGATCATCGACTGGCTGCGGGAGGCGCCGGCCCCCCACACCACATACCTCGTCCACGGCGAGCCGGACGCCGCCGACGCCCTACGCTCTCGCATCGACCGGGAACTGAACTGGACGGCAGTGGTCCCCCGGTCCGGCGAAGCGGTCCTGGTGCGATGA
- a CDS encoding CBS domain-containing protein — MNSRSPHTVNDVMTSTVVAVGMDARFKEIVAAMRKWRVTAVPVLEGEGRVVGVVSEADLLAKEELRDQEPTMTGQKERLADYAKAGAVTARDLMSSPPVTVPAGATLPQAARLMAQHRVKRLPVVDDQGVLKGVVSRSDLLKVFLRTDADLASEVRRDVVDRFFPVSRGGIHVEVEKGCVTLTGSVRDAALIPVAERLTRAVEGVVDVRCDLIAPMVVDVATRQ; from the coding sequence GTGAACAGCAGATCACCGCACACCGTCAACGACGTGATGACCTCGACCGTCGTCGCGGTGGGGATGGACGCCCGGTTCAAAGAGATCGTGGCCGCCATGAGGAAGTGGCGGGTCACCGCGGTGCCCGTCCTGGAAGGCGAAGGGCGCGTCGTCGGTGTTGTGTCCGAAGCTGACCTCCTGGCCAAGGAGGAGCTGCGCGACCAGGAGCCCACGATGACCGGCCAGAAGGAGCGCCTCGCGGACTACGCCAAGGCCGGTGCCGTCACCGCACGGGACCTGATGTCCAGTCCCCCGGTCACGGTCCCTGCCGGCGCCACGCTGCCTCAGGCCGCCCGCCTGATGGCGCAGCACCGGGTGAAGCGCCTGCCGGTCGTCGACGATCAGGGTGTCCTCAAGGGGGTCGTGAGCCGGTCCGACCTGCTCAAGGTCTTCCTCCGGACGGACGCGGACCTTGCATCCGAGGTGAGGCGCGACGTGGTCGACCGCTTCTTTCCCGTCTCCCGCGGCGGGATCCACGTGGAGGTCGAGAAGGGGTGCGTGACGCTCACCGGATCTGTCCGCGACGCCGCCCTGATCCCCGTCGCCGAGCGCCTGACGCGGGCCGTGGAAGGCGTCGTGGACGTGCGCTGTGACCTCATCGCGCCGATGGTGGTCGACGTCGCGACGCGACAGTGA
- a CDS encoding universal stress protein — protein MTRTVTVGIDGSRESLAAVEWAAGEALSRARLLRVVHAWSTDVDVVTRYVEPETQRRWAETLLHSAEERVRRTHPDVRLETSQLGGDPVAVLTEEGERADLLVLGSRGIGGMTGFIAGSVSLAVLARAQRPVVLVRAPESEETESARRSGDVVLGLDLPVSGEDVLAFAFGSADRYGCGLRIVHSWTLPPSYGPNTSGVLPMLLDEVGAEQRKQLEAAVAPWTEKYPGVPVSTRCRQGHPAQDLVETAAEADSRLIVVGLRRRHSRLGGHIGPVVHSVLHHSAAPVAVIPHE, from the coding sequence ATGACCCGCACTGTCACCGTCGGTATCGACGGTTCCCGCGAGAGCCTGGCAGCCGTGGAGTGGGCCGCAGGTGAGGCCCTCAGCCGGGCACGGCTTCTGCGCGTCGTCCACGCGTGGAGCACCGACGTGGACGTCGTCACGCGCTATGTGGAGCCGGAGACGCAGCGCCGGTGGGCCGAGACCCTGCTTCACTCCGCGGAGGAGCGTGTGCGCCGCACGCATCCGGACGTGCGGCTGGAGACGTCTCAGCTCGGGGGTGACCCTGTCGCGGTTCTGACCGAGGAGGGTGAGCGGGCGGACCTTCTGGTTCTCGGGTCCCGCGGCATCGGTGGCATGACCGGCTTCATCGCCGGTTCGGTTTCCCTGGCCGTCCTGGCCCGCGCACAGCGCCCCGTCGTCCTGGTCCGGGCACCCGAGAGCGAGGAGACGGAGTCCGCTCGTCGATCCGGCGATGTCGTGCTCGGCCTGGACCTGCCTGTGTCCGGCGAAGACGTGCTTGCCTTCGCCTTCGGCTCGGCCGACCGCTACGGCTGTGGACTGCGGATCGTGCACAGCTGGACCCTGCCGCCCAGCTACGGGCCGAACACGAGCGGCGTGCTGCCGATGCTCCTGGACGAGGTCGGAGCGGAACAGCGGAAGCAGCTCGAAGCGGCCGTGGCCCCGTGGACCGAGAAGTACCCCGGCGTCCCTGTCAGCACGCGGTGCCGTCAGGGGCACCCGGCGCAGGACCTGGTCGAGACGGCGGCGGAAGCGGACTCCCGGCTCATCGTGGTCGGTCTCCGGCGCCGGCACTCGCGGCTGGGAGGCCACATCGGGCCGGTGGTCCATTCGGTGCTGCACCACTCGGCGGCTCCGGTGGCGGTGATCCCTCACGAGTAG
- a CDS encoding universal stress protein, with protein sequence MESPLVVGVDGSDPSFQATDWAADEALRQGLPLRLVYASLWQRYEGAALATGLGRPDGQVFAENIAGTAAERVMRRTPDLKVVTDVLPEDAVDALLGESRHAFALVTGSRGHGDIAGLLLGSVSLAVAARAHCPVIVVRGDKAGLAGTHERITLGVGDADIDSAAVRFAFREAELRDCTLDVVRTWRRPAHATTDHPLLAGDPARHYEDEASTRLDEALKAAMSDHPRVRVRRATVEGPARKVLLARSAAADLLVVGARRRHGQFGMQLGRVAHTVLHHASCPVAVVPQHL encoded by the coding sequence ATGGAGTCGCCCCTGGTTGTCGGCGTGGACGGTTCGGACCCCAGCTTCCAGGCGACCGACTGGGCGGCTGACGAGGCGCTCCGCCAGGGTCTGCCGCTACGCCTGGTGTACGCGTCCCTCTGGCAGCGTTACGAAGGCGCCGCCCTCGCGACCGGCCTCGGCCGTCCCGACGGGCAGGTCTTCGCCGAGAACATCGCGGGAACCGCGGCGGAGCGCGTCATGCGCCGTACCCCCGACCTCAAGGTCGTCACCGATGTCCTGCCGGAGGACGCGGTGGATGCGCTGCTGGGGGAAAGCCGCCATGCCTTCGCCCTCGTCACCGGCTCACGAGGCCACGGCGACATCGCCGGTCTCCTGCTCGGTTCGGTGAGCCTGGCCGTGGCCGCTCGGGCGCACTGTCCGGTGATCGTGGTACGGGGGGACAAGGCTGGACTGGCAGGCACCCACGAGCGGATCACCCTCGGAGTCGGGGACGCCGACATCGATTCCGCGGCGGTCCGGTTCGCCTTCCGCGAGGCGGAGCTGAGGGACTGCACCCTGGACGTCGTGCGCACCTGGCGACGTCCCGCCCACGCGACCACGGACCATCCGCTGCTGGCGGGCGACCCTGCCCGCCACTACGAGGACGAGGCTTCGACCCGGCTCGACGAGGCTCTGAAGGCGGCCATGAGCGACCATCCACGTGTCAGGGTGCGGCGGGCCACGGTCGAAGGCCCCGCGCGCAAAGTCCTGCTCGCGCGCTCTGCCGCAGCCGACCTGCTGGTCGTCGGCGCCCGTCGCCGGCACGGCCAGTTCGGCATGCAGCTGGGCAGGGTCGCGCACACGGTCCTGCACCATGCCTCTTGCCCGGTCGCGGTGGTGCCTCAGCACCTCTGA
- a CDS encoding zinc-dependent alcohol dehydrogenase family protein: protein MKALVFQGPGQTSWEDVPDPGIKDAADAVIRVEAVTICGTDLHIIKGDVPEVTPGTVLGHEAVGEVVEVGSDVRTVRPGDRVLISCIAACGRCGFCRENRYGQCRGGGGWVLGHLIDGTQAEYVRVPFADLSVHPLPSAVTSEDAVLLADIFPTGYEVGVLNGHVRPGDTVVVVGAGPIGLATIATAQLYTPGRIIAVDLAESRLEAPRSMGADAAVSAAEDPEQLVMDLTDGLGADVVVEAVGVPEAFEQCTRMVRPGGHVANVGVHGKPAALHLEDLWIKDVTITTGLVDTHSTPLLLRMMAAGRLPAASAMVTHRFELGQMEEAYEVFSGAAHTGALKVVLGGAKHDEVNVAA, encoded by the coding sequence ATGAAGGCATTGGTGTTCCAGGGTCCCGGTCAGACGTCCTGGGAGGACGTGCCCGACCCCGGTATCAAGGACGCGGCCGATGCGGTGATCCGCGTCGAGGCCGTCACCATCTGCGGTACCGACCTGCACATCATCAAGGGCGACGTGCCTGAGGTGACCCCCGGAACGGTCCTGGGCCACGAGGCGGTGGGCGAGGTCGTGGAGGTCGGCAGCGACGTACGGACGGTCCGGCCCGGGGACCGGGTTCTGATCTCCTGCATCGCCGCCTGCGGCCGCTGCGGGTTCTGCCGGGAGAACCGCTACGGGCAGTGCCGGGGTGGCGGCGGCTGGGTGCTCGGGCACCTCATCGACGGCACCCAGGCCGAGTACGTCCGCGTACCCTTCGCCGACCTCTCGGTGCACCCGCTGCCGAGTGCCGTCACCAGTGAGGACGCGGTCCTGCTGGCCGACATCTTCCCCACGGGCTACGAGGTCGGCGTGCTCAACGGGCATGTGCGCCCGGGGGACACGGTCGTCGTGGTCGGGGCCGGGCCGATCGGACTCGCCACCATCGCGACCGCCCAGCTGTACACCCCCGGGCGCATCATCGCGGTGGATCTCGCGGAATCCCGGCTGGAAGCGCCACGCTCCATGGGTGCGGACGCCGCCGTCAGCGCCGCCGAGGACCCGGAGCAGCTGGTCATGGACCTCACCGACGGCCTGGGTGCCGACGTGGTGGTCGAGGCCGTCGGGGTGCCCGAGGCGTTCGAGCAGTGCACGCGCATGGTCCGGCCCGGAGGCCACGTCGCCAACGTCGGCGTCCACGGCAAGCCGGCGGCCCTCCACCTCGAAGACCTGTGGATCAAGGACGTCACGATCACCACGGGGCTCGTCGACACCCACTCCACTCCGCTGCTGCTGCGCATGATGGCCGCCGGGCGACTTCCAGCCGCGTCGGCGATGGTGACCCACCGGTTCGAGCTGGGGCAGATGGAGGAGGCGTACGAGGTCTTTTCCGGCGCGGCGCACACCGGAGCGCTCAAGGTGGTGCTGGGCGGCGCCAAGCACGACGAGGTCAATGTCGCGGCCTAG
- a CDS encoding universal stress protein, producing the protein MRKTITVGVDGSAESNAAAAWAAREAVLRGLPLTLLQAGYEPTPRTHLPEIDVPAEREDRALDFISRRLLADHPGLRLVPHRIAEAPVPALLAAAESSRLLALGSHGFSSLEGFMVGSVALDVTARARGPVVLVRAGERAQDERARAPYGGSAPRAPFRRVVLGLDLEHPGEELLSFAFEAAKVRATSLTAVYAWKAPALRPHGRTGGPVSPAEADTMRNATRLSLAAVLHPWREKYPEVAVTERLVEERAAPSLRLAAEDASLLVVGHRADAGMRLGPVTHAMIHHAACPLAVVPHNP; encoded by the coding sequence ATGCGCAAGACGATCACCGTAGGCGTGGACGGCTCCGCCGAGAGCAACGCCGCCGCCGCGTGGGCCGCCCGTGAGGCGGTGCTCAGGGGCTTGCCCCTGACCCTGCTGCAGGCCGGCTACGAACCGACACCGCGTACGCACCTGCCGGAGATCGACGTGCCGGCCGAGCGTGAGGACCGGGCACTGGACTTCATCTCCAGGAGGCTTCTGGCGGATCACCCCGGCCTGCGTCTCGTCCCCCACCGCATCGCTGAGGCACCGGTCCCCGCCCTTCTGGCGGCGGCGGAGTCCTCCCGCTTGCTGGCCCTCGGATCTCATGGGTTCAGCAGCCTGGAGGGTTTCATGGTCGGCTCTGTGGCGCTGGACGTCACGGCTCGGGCGCGCGGCCCGGTTGTGCTCGTCCGCGCCGGCGAGCGGGCACAGGACGAACGTGCACGTGCCCCCTACGGCGGGTCGGCCCCAAGGGCACCGTTCCGGCGGGTCGTCCTCGGCCTCGACCTGGAGCATCCCGGTGAGGAACTGCTGTCGTTCGCCTTCGAGGCGGCGAAGGTGAGGGCGACATCGCTGACGGCGGTGTACGCGTGGAAAGCGCCCGCTCTGCGCCCCCACGGTCGGACGGGCGGCCCGGTGTCGCCGGCGGAGGCCGACACCATGCGGAACGCGACGAGGCTGTCCCTCGCCGCCGTACTGCACCCGTGGCGCGAGAAGTACCCGGAGGTGGCGGTTACGGAGCGGCTGGTCGAGGAGCGCGCCGCCCCCAGCCTGCGGCTGGCCGCCGAGGACGCCAGTCTCCTCGTCGTCGGTCACCGCGCTGACGCCGGCATGCGCCTGGGACCCGTGACGCACGCGATGATCCATCACGCGGCCTGTCCGTTGGCCGTGGTGCCGCACAACCCCTAG
- a CDS encoding bifunctional GNAT family N-acetyltransferase/acetate--CoA ligase family protein, which translates to MTTAEPFTHALLTDGATVRIRRAVPEDAERVLTFYDAMSPENLRLRFFSTGRRSAELAAARVAAAPKDDYQALLAEAGDRVLGIADYSREPGTTTADISLAVADDQHDRGLGTLLLEHLVSVARGAGITAFTADALSANHAVLKVFSDLGLRARRHFDGPEVRYAIDLAQTDAYLSATDRRGLVADVASLTPLLKPRSVVVVGAGRTPGSVGRAVLRNARSGGFAGLLRAVNPHADIIEWVASHPSVRSLPYVPDLAVLALPAPAVPQAAKECGEAGVRALLVPSSGLTREQSVELLAHCRSYGMRMAGPNCLGLLNTAPDVRLNATFAARPPLPGTAGVAVQSGGVGIAVLDGLSRLGIGVSTFVSLGDKYDVSGNDLLRWWETDGHTDLAVLHLESFGNPRAFSRTARRVARTMPILTVDAGRSDAGRRAAASHTAAAATPTMTRGALFTQAGIIATHTIGELLDTAALLKAQPLPDGDRVAVVTNAGGAGVLAADACDEAGLTVPVLSEVTTTELLADLPRGASAANPVDTTAGVGEDQLRRCVDRLARCGEVDTVLVVLVPTAVATAVGDDLVGALVHQPSPRPRPVVAVLPSQSTRVELLPVHEGGRVPAFGDAQDAARALAHAVTRARWLARPVGAVPAPADVDSVAAREVVARFLGNHPEGGWLDPTTAAELLGHYAFPVSPWAWASDEAEAVQAAERLAGADGAVVMKAYWPGLVHKSALGAVVLDLRGPEQVRAAYGDLTRRFGDHMTGVVVQPLAGRGTELFAGVVQDAVFGPLVLFGLGGTATEVLTDHAARLAPLTDVDVRELMRSPRCAPLVFGHRGGGPLDVPGLEQVLLRLSRMACDLPELAEMDFNPVLARAESVVVVDARVRLRPARPVDPYLRRLR; encoded by the coding sequence ATGACGACTGCCGAACCGTTCACACACGCACTGCTGACGGACGGCGCCACGGTGCGCATACGCCGGGCCGTTCCCGAGGACGCGGAGCGAGTGCTGACCTTCTACGACGCCATGTCGCCGGAGAACCTGCGGTTGCGCTTCTTCTCGACGGGACGTCGCTCGGCCGAGCTCGCCGCCGCCCGGGTGGCCGCGGCACCGAAGGACGACTATCAGGCGCTGCTGGCCGAGGCCGGGGACAGGGTTCTCGGCATCGCGGACTACTCGAGGGAACCCGGGACGACCACGGCGGACATCTCCCTCGCCGTCGCGGACGACCAGCACGACCGGGGGCTGGGCACGCTGCTGCTGGAACACCTCGTCTCCGTGGCGCGCGGCGCGGGCATCACCGCGTTCACGGCCGACGCGCTCTCCGCCAACCACGCGGTGCTGAAGGTCTTCTCGGACCTGGGACTGCGGGCGAGGCGCCACTTCGACGGCCCGGAAGTGCGCTACGCGATCGACCTGGCCCAGACGGACGCCTACCTGTCCGCCACGGACAGGCGCGGGCTCGTCGCCGATGTCGCAAGCCTGACGCCCCTGTTGAAGCCGCGATCGGTCGTGGTCGTCGGGGCCGGCCGAACGCCGGGCTCCGTCGGACGAGCCGTCCTGCGCAACGCGCGTTCCGGTGGGTTCGCCGGCTTGCTCCGGGCCGTCAATCCGCACGCCGACATCATCGAATGGGTGGCCAGCCACCCCTCGGTGCGTTCCCTGCCGTACGTGCCGGACCTGGCCGTCCTGGCTCTCCCGGCACCCGCCGTACCCCAGGCGGCCAAGGAGTGCGGTGAGGCGGGTGTCCGCGCGCTTCTGGTGCCCTCTTCCGGCCTCACGCGCGAGCAGTCGGTGGAGCTGCTGGCGCACTGCCGCAGTTACGGGATGCGCATGGCCGGCCCCAACTGTCTGGGCCTGCTGAACACCGCGCCCGACGTCCGGCTCAACGCCACGTTCGCGGCGCGTCCGCCGCTGCCCGGCACGGCCGGAGTGGCCGTCCAGTCCGGTGGGGTCGGCATCGCGGTGCTCGACGGACTGTCCCGGCTCGGGATCGGTGTGTCGACGTTCGTCTCCCTCGGCGACAAGTACGACGTGAGCGGCAACGACCTGCTGCGGTGGTGGGAGACCGACGGCCACACCGACCTTGCGGTGCTGCACTTGGAGTCGTTCGGCAACCCCCGCGCGTTCTCGCGCACCGCCCGCCGGGTCGCCAGGACCATGCCCATTCTCACCGTTGACGCGGGCCGGTCGGACGCGGGGCGCCGGGCCGCGGCCTCCCACACCGCGGCCGCCGCCACCCCGACCATGACGCGGGGAGCGCTCTTCACCCAGGCGGGCATCATCGCCACGCACACCATCGGTGAACTCCTGGACACCGCCGCGCTGCTGAAGGCGCAGCCGCTGCCCGATGGTGATCGCGTGGCCGTGGTGACGAACGCGGGCGGCGCGGGCGTGCTCGCGGCCGACGCGTGCGACGAGGCAGGGCTGACCGTGCCCGTGCTGAGCGAGGTGACCACGACGGAACTGCTGGCGGACCTCCCCCGAGGTGCGAGCGCCGCCAACCCCGTGGACACGACGGCAGGGGTCGGCGAGGACCAGTTGCGGCGCTGCGTCGACCGGCTGGCCCGGTGCGGAGAGGTCGACACCGTGCTCGTGGTCCTGGTGCCGACCGCCGTGGCCACTGCCGTCGGTGACGACCTGGTCGGAGCGCTGGTCCACCAGCCGTCGCCCCGGCCGCGACCGGTGGTCGCGGTGCTGCCTTCGCAGAGCACCCGTGTCGAGCTGCTGCCGGTCCACGAGGGCGGGCGCGTCCCAGCCTTCGGGGACGCACAGGACGCCGCACGTGCCCTGGCCCACGCGGTGACGCGCGCCAGGTGGCTGGCCCGGCCCGTCGGCGCCGTCCCCGCGCCGGCCGACGTCGACAGCGTGGCGGCACGCGAGGTGGTCGCTCGCTTCCTGGGCAATCATCCCGAGGGCGGCTGGCTCGACCCCACGACGGCGGCGGAGCTGCTGGGCCACTACGCGTTCCCGGTGTCCCCGTGGGCCTGGGCGTCGGACGAGGCCGAGGCGGTCCAGGCGGCCGAACGGCTCGCCGGGGCGGACGGAGCCGTGGTGATGAAGGCGTACTGGCCCGGACTTGTACACAAGAGCGCTCTCGGGGCCGTCGTCCTCGACCTGCGCGGTCCCGAACAAGTACGCGCCGCCTACGGGGACTTGACCCGGCGCTTCGGTGACCACATGACCGGTGTGGTCGTCCAACCGCTCGCCGGCCGCGGAACCGAGCTGTTCGCGGGAGTCGTCCAGGACGCGGTGTTCGGGCCTCTGGTGCTGTTCGGGCTGGGCGGTACGGCCACCGAGGTTCTCACCGACCACGCGGCACGGCTCGCGCCCCTGACCGACGTGGACGTGCGGGAGCTGATGCGGTCACCGCGCTGCGCCCCCCTGGTGTTCGGCCACCGAGGAGGCGGCCCCCTCGACGTGCCGGGTCTGGAGCAGGTGCTGCTCCGTCTGTCCCGGATGGCGTGCGACCTGCCTGAACTGGCCGAGATGGACTTCAACCCCGTCCTGGCGCGCGCGGAGTCCGTCGTGGTGGTGGACGCCCGTGTCCGGCTGCGGCCGGCCCGTCCCGTCGACCCCTATCTGCGCAGGCTCCGCTGA
- a CDS encoding universal stress protein yields the protein MASSESVPRVVVGVDGSASSQAALRWAARHAQLIGGMVEAVCAWDTPSEAGWVGPATEPGFDLEQARRGFAEEIRAVFGDHKPVEVREELVRGDPSEVLVRASEGAELLVVGSRGRGGFARAMLGSVSQRCAQHAACPVVVVRPTGKEK from the coding sequence ATGGCAAGCAGTGAATCGGTCCCCCGGGTCGTCGTCGGGGTCGACGGTTCCGCGTCGTCGCAAGCAGCGCTGCGATGGGCGGCCCGGCATGCTCAGCTCATCGGCGGCATGGTGGAGGCGGTCTGTGCCTGGGACACGCCTTCCGAGGCCGGGTGGGTGGGTCCGGCCACGGAACCCGGCTTCGACCTGGAGCAGGCGCGCCGCGGTTTCGCCGAGGAGATCCGGGCGGTCTTCGGGGACCACAAGCCGGTAGAAGTACGGGAAGAGCTGGTCCGGGGCGATCCGTCGGAGGTTCTGGTACGAGCGTCCGAAGGGGCCGAGCTGCTCGTGGTGGGCAGCCGAGGACGCGGAGGCTTCGCCCGCGCCATGCTGGGCTCCGTCAGCCAGCGCTGCGCTCAGCACGCCGCCTGCCCGGTGGTCGTGGTGCGTCCCACCGGCAAGGAGAAGTGA
- a CDS encoding FAD-dependent monooxygenase: MTGAVDVLVVGAGPTGLTLALQAHCHGARVRVVERRPEAFRPSRALILHPRTLEALRPLGVTDALLGLADTAPTVGLHLGPQVVRAGLADLALPDTAFPHLSLIRQADVERVLATALAGRGVEVERGTELVAVREGRHGADAVLRSRTGTDMIRCPFVAGCDGPASTVRACAGIGWYGRPYAVEAVLADIDLSRGSGGDGAEAFAGRQGLLLLFPLGEQAAWRLLATRASDSTSGPSARFGQPGPAVPRAELQQLLSDAGTDARIERLVWSARVPLQYRLARRFRRGRLFLLGDAAHNYSPATGQGMNAGIQDAVNLGWKLGFAIGAAEREPADQLDTGALLDSYDRERRPVACRRLLLTHAAFWAEASTGRVPSWLRAVAAPHGAPVVPVLLDRRRLVAEGIRVISQLRVDYRRSPLSVKGAPRLRGAPHPGDRLPDATVSVGGPPRRLHDLLARPGVHLLLQRDAEPLPDATHGPYLDVLRLMNSPGRGLMAVRPDGHVGFTCGAPDVAGLNGWLGLIGAAETWAGRT, translated from the coding sequence GTGACGGGAGCGGTGGACGTCCTCGTGGTCGGGGCCGGTCCGACCGGCCTCACGTTGGCGCTGCAGGCCCACTGCCACGGCGCACGCGTCCGCGTCGTCGAGCGACGCCCCGAAGCGTTCCGGCCCTCCCGCGCACTCATCCTGCACCCGCGCACCCTGGAGGCCCTGCGCCCGCTCGGTGTCACGGACGCCCTGCTGGGTCTGGCGGACACCGCCCCGACGGTCGGTCTCCATCTCGGGCCGCAGGTCGTGAGGGCCGGACTGGCGGACCTCGCGCTGCCGGACACGGCCTTTCCGCATCTGTCACTGATCCGGCAGGCGGACGTCGAGAGGGTGCTGGCGACCGCCCTCGCCGGCCGTGGGGTGGAGGTGGAGCGAGGTACCGAACTGGTCGCCGTGCGTGAGGGGAGGCACGGCGCTGACGCCGTCCTGCGCTCCAGGACGGGCACGGACATGATCCGGTGTCCTTTCGTCGCGGGCTGCGACGGCCCGGCCAGTACCGTGCGGGCCTGCGCCGGAATCGGTTGGTACGGCAGGCCCTACGCGGTGGAGGCGGTCCTCGCCGACATCGACCTCAGCCGGGGATCCGGAGGTGACGGAGCCGAAGCCTTCGCAGGACGCCAGGGACTGCTGCTCCTTTTCCCGCTCGGGGAGCAGGCCGCCTGGCGGCTGCTGGCCACGCGGGCCTCCGATTCCACTTCCGGTCCCTCGGCAAGGTTCGGCCAGCCCGGTCCAGCGGTCCCTCGCGCGGAACTGCAGCAGCTCCTGAGCGATGCCGGTACGGACGCACGCATCGAGCGGCTCGTGTGGTCCGCCCGGGTGCCGCTGCAGTACCGCCTGGCGCGGAGGTTCCGCCGCGGGCGGCTCTTCCTCCTGGGGGACGCGGCTCACAACTACTCTCCAGCCACCGGCCAGGGTATGAACGCCGGAATCCAGGACGCGGTGAACCTGGGCTGGAAGCTCGGCTTCGCCATCGGCGCCGCCGAACGCGAACCGGCGGACCAGCTCGACACCGGCGCACTGCTCGACTCCTACGACAGGGAACGCAGACCGGTTGCCTGCCGGCGTCTGCTCCTGACGCACGCCGCGTTCTGGGCCGAGGCGTCGACCGGACGCGTCCCGTCGTGGCTGCGCGCGGTCGCGGCTCCTCACGGCGCGCCCGTCGTGCCGGTCCTCCTGGATCGACGACGGCTTGTCGCTGAAGGCATCCGCGTCATCTCCCAGCTGCGGGTCGACTACCGGCGCAGCCCCCTGTCGGTGAAGGGAGCACCGCGCCTCCGTGGTGCTCCTCACCCGGGAGACCGCCTGCCGGACGCGACCGTCAGTGTCGGGGGGCCTCCGCGGCGGCTGCACGATCTGCTGGCCCGCCCCGGTGTGCACCTGCTCCTGCAACGGGACGCCGAACCGCTGCCGGACGCGACCCACGGACCGTACCTCGACGTCCTTCGGCTGATGAACAGCCCGGGGCGCGGGCTGATGGCCGTTCGCCCGGACGGCCATGTCGGCTTCACGTGCGGGGCTCCGGACGTGGCCGGGCTGAACGGCTGGCTGGGTCTGATCGGCGCAGCGGAGACATGGGCGGGCCGGACGTGA